The following are encoded in a window of Brevibacillus sp. DP1.3A genomic DNA:
- a CDS encoding NUDIX domain-containing protein, which yields MQKERFAMQVAVHLFLVKDAQILLLRRYNTGYEDGNYSVPAGHLDGNEEVKTAATREAKEECGIDIDPASLEIVGVMHRRSNDERIDFFVATTEWRGEIINAEPNKCDELVWVDMDKLPPNVIPYVRQALSNFRRKQWFDSFGWEPAFEMKK from the coding sequence ATGCAGAAAGAGCGCTTCGCGATGCAGGTAGCTGTTCACCTTTTCCTGGTGAAGGATGCGCAAATCTTGTTATTACGCCGCTACAATACCGGCTACGAAGACGGCAATTACAGTGTTCCTGCTGGACATCTGGACGGGAATGAAGAAGTAAAGACAGCCGCGACCCGCGAGGCCAAAGAAGAATGCGGAATTGACATCGATCCAGCGAGCTTGGAGATAGTAGGCGTCATGCATCGTCGCTCCAATGATGAGCGTATCGATTTTTTTGTCGCTACCACTGAATGGCGCGGAGAAATTATCAATGCCGAGCCGAATAAATGCGATGAGCTGGTATGGGTGGACATGGATAAATTACCCCCGAACGTCATTCCTTATGTGAGACAAGCTCTCTCGAACTTTAGACGAAAGCAGTGGTTTGACAGCTTTGGCTGGGAGCCTGCATTCGAGATGAAGAAATAA
- a CDS encoding collagenase — protein sequence MKKKRHTVNTSRMMAGVLLSTSFLLGTVGSPVQAFAVKDYASVIGRDGSQNVPPSGKYVERKLDPITSFQHQSSDEVGEYPHPVEPTWSVEEQESSNEQQRSMKANVEKYAMSDLNKLSYDELVNVLVTINWEQIPELFDFTPDSYAFYNDRQRVQAIIDALQVRGTQYSSSDSKGIDTLVEVLRSGYYLGYYHQELSYLNQRSEHQKVFPALHAIADNPNFKLGTDAQNEVVGAFGGLIGNTFVSAPLVEKAAPIIRQYEEQMDTFITQRSAGDAVFRIMSQFSYVLMWRVDEPTKQQEFYGKIDMYLNELGNLALHGDTDEAKEWVLDNGFYHSAYLGEYHSNPNKGNEVLTEALELYPYVGLQYMQVAKLIQTVYGGKDAQGRDIQFNKIREDAMEKYLPKEYTFDDGSIVMKTGGDVTEEKIKRLYWAAKEVKAQFHRIAGRDEPMEEGNPDDILTIVLYNSPSEYKMNNPLYGYETDNGGMYIEGKGTFFTYERTPQQSTYTLEELFRHEFTHYLQGRYAIPGLWNEGPIYREERLSWFEEGGAELFAGSTRTTGVLPRKSMVNNLIRFGQNNWYTASQTLHARYGSWDFYTYSYALQYHMMKEDWNKLDDIMDYIEANNVDGYDQLIRTLSNDSELNRDYHSTMESLVDSYPDLTVPLVSDDYLVTPDPKASAEIFQEIEDVTGLQNVSTNRHDSEFFQTFTLSGTYTGTQAEGEKQDWETMSRITDEFLTTLTSHPWNGYKTVTAYFTNYRVNASNQFEYDVTFHGVLPEQADGENQSPIIVMNGPSKAAVNEEVTFSSNGSSDPDGSIVSYLWEFGDATSSSDANPTHVYENQGEYTVKLRVTDDKGAVAAKSITITIKEQGGEIGEKEQEPNNSFSEANLLKSNVELSGQTSKQDDKDIFALSVLGNGTVKINVTSEHDTGLNWVVHHEDDLNNYFAYPKTSGKTLSGEFEASPGTYYLSVYNFNGETIPYKVTAELPEVEAEPTETEPNNSFDEANALQLGEETSGQTDRTDDKDTYIIQVEEEGIVQVTVSSEKDEGLNWVVFHEDDLETYFAYPESVGKKLTGDFEAKPGKYYLLVYNNNNTKIPYKVIVNAE from the coding sequence ATGAAGAAAAAGCGTCACACGGTAAACACAAGCCGCATGATGGCTGGTGTCCTTCTCTCGACATCATTTCTATTGGGGACGGTTGGTAGTCCTGTCCAAGCCTTTGCAGTCAAAGATTATGCAAGTGTGATCGGTAGGGATGGGAGTCAAAACGTTCCGCCTTCTGGAAAATATGTGGAGAGAAAGCTGGACCCAATCACCTCGTTTCAGCATCAATCCAGTGACGAAGTAGGGGAATATCCGCATCCAGTGGAGCCGACGTGGAGTGTAGAGGAGCAAGAGTCTTCTAACGAACAGCAACGGAGCATGAAGGCAAATGTCGAAAAGTACGCGATGTCCGATTTGAACAAGCTCAGCTACGACGAATTAGTCAATGTACTGGTGACGATTAACTGGGAGCAGATTCCTGAATTATTCGATTTTACCCCCGATTCGTATGCCTTTTATAACGATCGTCAGCGCGTTCAGGCTATTATTGACGCATTGCAAGTCAGAGGCACACAATACTCCAGCAGCGATTCTAAAGGAATTGACACCTTGGTTGAGGTGCTTCGCTCTGGATATTATCTCGGCTACTACCACCAGGAATTATCCTATCTCAATCAGAGAAGCGAGCATCAAAAAGTGTTCCCTGCTCTGCATGCCATAGCAGACAATCCGAATTTCAAATTAGGTACAGATGCTCAAAATGAGGTAGTAGGTGCCTTTGGTGGACTTATCGGAAATACTTTTGTAAGCGCTCCCCTCGTGGAGAAGGCTGCCCCGATCATCCGTCAATACGAAGAACAAATGGATACTTTCATTACGCAGCGGAGTGCGGGTGATGCTGTTTTCCGTATCATGAGCCAGTTTAGCTATGTTCTGATGTGGAGAGTCGATGAACCAACCAAGCAACAGGAGTTTTACGGCAAAATAGATATGTATCTGAACGAGTTGGGAAATCTCGCCTTGCATGGCGATACGGATGAGGCAAAAGAATGGGTCCTCGACAATGGTTTTTATCACAGTGCGTATTTGGGAGAATACCATTCCAATCCGAATAAGGGCAACGAGGTGCTCACAGAAGCGTTAGAGCTTTATCCGTATGTGGGACTTCAGTATATGCAGGTAGCGAAGCTGATCCAGACGGTCTATGGCGGAAAAGATGCGCAGGGAAGGGACATCCAGTTCAATAAGATTCGTGAGGATGCCATGGAAAAGTATCTGCCCAAAGAATATACGTTTGATGATGGAAGCATCGTCATGAAAACAGGCGGGGATGTCACAGAAGAAAAAATCAAACGGTTATATTGGGCGGCAAAAGAGGTAAAAGCTCAATTTCATCGGATAGCAGGACGAGATGAACCGATGGAAGAAGGGAACCCCGACGATATTTTGACCATTGTTCTTTACAATAGTCCTTCAGAGTACAAGATGAACAACCCCCTGTACGGCTATGAAACGGACAACGGAGGCATGTATATCGAGGGGAAAGGAACTTTCTTCACCTACGAGCGCACACCGCAGCAGAGTACGTACACACTGGAAGAGTTGTTCCGTCATGAATTCACGCACTATTTACAAGGGCGCTACGCCATACCTGGCTTGTGGAATGAAGGCCCGATTTACAGAGAAGAGAGACTGTCGTGGTTTGAAGAAGGGGGAGCGGAACTCTTTGCAGGCTCCACGCGAACAACAGGTGTTCTGCCTCGAAAATCCATGGTCAACAATCTGATTCGCTTTGGACAAAATAATTGGTATACGGCGTCTCAAACTTTGCACGCACGCTACGGCTCGTGGGATTTTTATACGTATTCATACGCCTTGCAGTATCACATGATGAAAGAGGACTGGAACAAGCTCGATGATATCATGGACTACATAGAGGCCAATAACGTGGATGGTTATGACCAGCTAATACGTACGCTCAGCAATGATTCAGAGCTGAATCGGGATTATCACAGTACAATGGAATCGTTGGTAGACAGCTATCCTGATCTGACCGTGCCGCTGGTGTCGGATGATTATCTGGTAACGCCAGATCCCAAAGCAAGTGCAGAAATCTTCCAGGAAATTGAAGATGTCACAGGATTGCAAAATGTATCTACAAACAGGCACGATTCAGAGTTCTTCCAAACCTTTACGTTATCAGGCACGTACACGGGTACGCAGGCAGAAGGGGAGAAGCAAGACTGGGAAACGATGAGTCGGATCACAGACGAGTTTCTAACCACGCTTACTTCCCATCCATGGAACGGCTACAAAACCGTAACCGCCTACTTTACCAACTACCGAGTAAATGCGTCCAATCAGTTTGAATATGATGTCACGTTCCACGGGGTACTTCCAGAACAGGCAGATGGAGAAAACCAATCGCCTATTATTGTCATGAACGGCCCGTCAAAAGCAGCCGTAAACGAGGAAGTGACGTTTAGCAGTAACGGAAGCTCCGATCCGGATGGCAGCATCGTATCTTATCTGTGGGAATTTGGAGATGCCACAAGCAGCAGTGATGCCAATCCTACGCATGTCTACGAAAATCAAGGAGAATATACCGTGAAGTTACGAGTAACGGATGACAAAGGAGCGGTTGCTGCGAAATCGATTACGATCACGATCAAAGAGCAGGGTGGAGAAATCGGGGAAAAGGAACAAGAGCCAAACAACAGCTTTTCAGAGGCAAATCTGTTGAAAAGCAATGTGGAGCTGAGTGGTCAAACAAGCAAACAAGACGACAAAGACATTTTTGCCTTGAGCGTATTGGGCAACGGAACGGTGAAAATCAACGTAACGAGTGAGCATGATACTGGTTTGAACTGGGTCGTTCATCATGAGGATGATCTGAATAATTATTTCGCTTACCCCAAAACCTCAGGAAAAACTCTCTCCGGTGAGTTTGAAGCATCTCCAGGTACCTATTACTTGTCCGTGTACAACTTTAACGGTGAAACCATTCCATACAAAGTAACCGCGGAATTGCCAGAAGTAGAAGCAGAACCAACGGAAACGGAGCCGAACAATTCATTCGATGAGGCGAATGCGCTACAGTTGGGCGAAGAGACAAGTGGTCAAACCGATCGTACAGATGATAAGGACACGTACATCATTCAGGTTGAAGAGGAAGGGATCGTTCAAGTTACGGTAAGTAGCGAGAAGGACGAAGGCTTAAACTGGGTGGTGTTCCATGAAGATGATCTCGAAACGTATTTCGCCTACCCCGAAAGCGTAGGTAAGAAACTGACTGGAGATTTTGAGGCAAAACCAGGGAAATATTACTTGTTAGTCTACAACAATAACAACACGAAGATTCCGTACAAAGTTATCGTGAACGCAGAGTAA
- a CDS encoding glycerol kinase GlpK: MEKYSLSIDQGTTGTKVLLVNHHGRVAAESYQKHTQYYPQSGWVEHNPEEIWEKVLMGVADVLLKGQIEPEQVEAVGLANQGETVLFWDSVSGEPLYPAVVWSCRRSDQIAERWKADGEWAQKVAEKTGLLIDPYFSATKIRWMMEEVPLVQEKIRQRQAYCSTLDSWLIWHMTGGASYVTDASTAARTLLFAHRQGKWDEEILRYLEIEEDWLPQVCPTVGSFGSTNPNKFCGIQAPILVSQVDQPAALYGHLCIEPGMSKCTYGTGCFAYMNVGNEPPATKESGLLTTLVWKRGAQHTYALDGAIYAAGSAVEWGKEQLGLYQDIDELQRWSEQWYEELHKGEAPTNLLFIPALNGIGTPYWNSEARGVFLGLSQHTDRPLMAKAVLEGIAHRVADVFVTMEQAVGQKISVLRVDGGLTDNPYLMQFQADLLGVPVEVPEINETTAMGIAFLLGEECGWWSTKDLEARMKVGRRYEPTLDEAVRNRLRARWNKAVHLLLQLSEG; the protein is encoded by the coding sequence CGATCAGGGAACAACTGGGACCAAGGTACTGCTGGTAAATCATCATGGACGGGTTGCTGCCGAAAGCTATCAGAAGCACACGCAATATTATCCACAATCCGGATGGGTGGAGCATAACCCGGAGGAGATCTGGGAAAAGGTCTTGATGGGAGTCGCTGACGTGCTGCTCAAAGGACAAATCGAACCTGAGCAGGTGGAAGCGGTAGGCTTAGCCAATCAGGGGGAAACGGTCCTCTTCTGGGATTCGGTAAGCGGAGAGCCGCTTTATCCGGCTGTCGTCTGGTCGTGTCGCCGCTCCGATCAAATCGCCGAGCGTTGGAAGGCGGATGGGGAGTGGGCACAGAAGGTGGCCGAGAAAACCGGACTTTTGATTGACCCGTATTTTTCTGCGACCAAAATCAGATGGATGATGGAGGAAGTGCCTCTGGTGCAAGAAAAGATCCGACAGCGGCAGGCTTATTGCAGCACGCTTGACTCTTGGCTGATCTGGCATATGACAGGAGGCGCCTCGTATGTAACGGATGCTTCCACTGCTGCCCGAACGCTGTTGTTTGCTCATCGGCAGGGGAAATGGGATGAGGAAATATTGCGGTATTTGGAAATAGAGGAAGACTGGCTGCCTCAGGTTTGTCCAACAGTTGGTTCTTTTGGTAGTACGAATCCGAATAAATTTTGTGGCATCCAAGCACCGATTCTCGTCAGCCAGGTGGATCAACCAGCCGCCCTTTACGGTCATCTCTGCATAGAGCCGGGTATGTCCAAATGTACGTATGGCACGGGCTGCTTCGCTTACATGAACGTGGGAAACGAGCCGCCTGCTACGAAAGAGAGCGGACTTTTGACGACGCTCGTCTGGAAACGCGGGGCGCAACATACTTATGCGCTTGATGGCGCGATTTATGCGGCGGGGTCTGCTGTCGAATGGGGAAAGGAGCAGCTTGGGCTGTATCAGGATATAGACGAGCTGCAACGATGGTCGGAGCAGTGGTATGAAGAACTGCACAAGGGAGAAGCCCCAACCAATCTTTTATTTATCCCAGCATTGAATGGGATCGGCACGCCATACTGGAACTCGGAGGCGAGAGGGGTGTTTCTCGGACTCTCCCAGCATACTGACCGACCGCTGATGGCAAAAGCGGTGCTGGAAGGGATCGCTCACCGTGTAGCGGATGTGTTTGTCACAATGGAACAGGCTGTTGGACAAAAGATTTCCGTCTTGCGTGTAGATGGCGGCTTGACGGACAATCCGTATTTGATGCAGTTTCAGGCAGACCTGCTGGGTGTTCCGGTTGAGGTTCCTGAGATCAATGAAACAACAGCGATGGGGATTGCGTTTCTGCTCGGGGAAGAGTGCGGCTGGTGGTCGACGAAAGATTTGGAAGCGCGGATGAAGGTAGGGCGTCGCTATGAACCGACACTTGATGAAGCGGTGAGGAACAGACTGCGTGCGCGTTGGAACAAGGCGGTTCATCTTCTGTTACAGCTAAGCGAAGGGTAA
- the tkt gene encoding transketolase — MTQHTSVDQLSINTIRTLAIDAIEKANSGHPGMPMGAAPMAHVLWSRFMKVNPSNPKWIDRDRFVLSAGHGSMLLYSMLHLMKYDVSLEDLHNFRQWGSKTPGHPEFGHTAGVDATTGPLGQGIAMAVGMAMAEKHMAAVYNRDNFDIVDHYTYVICGDGDLMEGVSSESSSLAAHLKLGKMIVLYDSNDISLDGELSRSFSENVAGRYQAYGWQYIRVEDGNDLAAIDAAIAEAKKDLDRPTLIEVKTVIGYGSPNKGGSSSSHGAPLGKDEVKLTKANYEWNHDNEFHVPQEVTDFYAGLADAGEKAEAAWRDLFAAYAKAYPELALQFTTAEEGHLPAGWDNHMPTYEAGAKLATRVASGNAINALANSVPFFLGGSADLAHSNNTVIKEAGNFLPGSYDGRNIWFGVREFAMGAALNGMALHGGVKVYGGTFFVFSDYVRPAIRLSALMKQPVVYVFTHDSIAVGEDGPTHEPIEQLASLRAMPGLTILRPSDAVETNEAWKYAVSRTDEPVVLVLTRQNLPVLPETIEKAAEGVSKGAYVLADAPSGNPQLILLATGSEVSLVMQAREQLLAKGIETRVVSMPSWNLFERQPKEYRDTVIPPAVKARVAVEMGSPMGWERYAGDYGTVIAIDQFGASAPGERIMKEYGFTVENVVAEAEKLLK, encoded by the coding sequence ATGACTCAGCATACGTCTGTTGATCAGCTATCCATTAATACCATCCGCACGTTGGCGATTGATGCCATCGAGAAGGCGAATTCCGGTCACCCGGGAATGCCGATGGGTGCAGCCCCTATGGCACATGTACTGTGGAGCCGCTTTATGAAAGTAAATCCGAGCAATCCAAAATGGATTGACCGTGACCGTTTTGTCCTCTCAGCAGGACATGGCTCTATGCTATTATACTCGATGTTGCATCTGATGAAATACGATGTTTCACTGGAAGACCTACATAACTTCCGTCAATGGGGCAGCAAAACGCCTGGTCACCCTGAGTTTGGACACACGGCGGGTGTTGACGCGACAACGGGTCCTCTGGGACAAGGGATCGCGATGGCTGTCGGTATGGCGATGGCTGAAAAGCACATGGCAGCTGTTTACAACCGCGACAATTTTGACATCGTTGACCATTACACATACGTGATCTGCGGCGACGGTGACCTGATGGAGGGTGTATCCAGCGAGTCTTCCTCTCTGGCTGCTCACCTGAAACTGGGCAAAATGATTGTGCTCTACGATTCGAACGATATCTCTCTGGATGGCGAGCTTTCCCGTTCCTTCTCTGAAAATGTAGCGGGTCGCTACCAAGCGTATGGTTGGCAATACATTCGCGTAGAAGACGGCAATGATCTGGCTGCTATTGACGCGGCTATCGCAGAAGCGAAAAAAGATTTGGATCGTCCTACCTTGATCGAAGTAAAAACCGTCATTGGATACGGAAGCCCGAACAAAGGCGGCTCCAGCTCTTCTCACGGCGCACCGCTTGGAAAAGACGAAGTGAAGCTGACAAAAGCAAACTACGAGTGGAACCATGATAATGAGTTCCACGTACCACAAGAAGTGACTGATTTCTACGCAGGCTTGGCTGATGCTGGCGAAAAAGCAGAAGCTGCTTGGCGCGACCTGTTTGCTGCTTACGCAAAAGCGTATCCAGAACTGGCGCTGCAATTTACGACTGCAGAAGAAGGTCATCTGCCTGCTGGATGGGACAATCATATGCCGACGTATGAAGCTGGCGCGAAGCTGGCGACACGCGTTGCTTCCGGTAATGCGATCAATGCATTGGCAAACAGCGTTCCGTTCTTCCTGGGCGGTTCTGCTGACTTGGCACATTCCAACAACACGGTGATTAAAGAAGCGGGCAACTTCCTGCCAGGTTCTTATGATGGCCGCAACATTTGGTTTGGTGTTCGTGAATTCGCGATGGGTGCAGCCCTCAACGGTATGGCACTCCACGGTGGCGTAAAAGTATACGGCGGTACGTTCTTCGTATTCTCCGACTACGTGCGTCCGGCGATTCGCCTCTCTGCACTGATGAAGCAGCCAGTTGTCTACGTATTTACACATGACTCGATCGCAGTTGGTGAAGACGGACCGACGCATGAGCCGATTGAGCAGCTCGCTTCCTTGCGTGCGATGCCAGGCCTGACCATTCTTCGTCCGTCTGATGCAGTAGAAACGAACGAGGCTTGGAAATATGCTGTATCCCGCACAGATGAGCCAGTCGTACTGGTGCTGACTCGTCAAAACCTGCCAGTCCTTCCTGAGACTATTGAGAAAGCGGCAGAAGGCGTAAGCAAAGGTGCGTATGTTCTCGCAGACGCACCAAGCGGCAACCCGCAGCTCATCCTGTTGGCAACTGGTTCTGAGGTATCCCTCGTGATGCAGGCGCGTGAGCAACTCCTCGCGAAAGGTATTGAAACACGCGTTGTTTCTATGCCAAGCTGGAACCTGTTCGAGCGTCAACCGAAAGAATATCGCGACACTGTGATTCCACCAGCTGTAAAAGCACGCGTGGCGGTAGAAATGGGCTCTCCAATGGGATGGGAGCGTTACGCTGGCGATTACGGTACAGTCATCGCAATCGATCAGTTTGGCGCATCTGCACCGGGTGAGCGCATCATGAAGGAATACGGCTTCACGGTAGAAAATGTAGTGGCTGAAGCAGAAAAACTGCTGAAATAA
- a CDS encoding PBP1A family penicillin-binding protein has translation MAAKAKKKVRKKKNNLLMIAVSFAIFLFLSVIGGYFALLYAGDRMIEQNVQKLQDLKAEPTVIYDKNGKEMTSLIRQKNRIYKPINEMPKTLIDAFLAVEDKRFYEHKGVDMVRIGGAIVNDIKKGSLAEGGSTITQQLARNVFLTLDQTFWRKTKEMSIAIGLERKYSKDQILEMYLNRVYLGEGEFGVEDAAQYYFGKSVSDDKFTVAEAAMLAAIPKAPTTYSPFNNPEKAKLRRDTVIRLMHEQGIITDEQKEAAQAEPLPKEPHEVAGGSLKKGYRAFFDNMVEESEATFGVTEEELYRGGWNIYTTFDPKVQDAMVEEYANAKNFPKDGAKRGVESSMIVIDAKTGGIAGMVGGRNYAPKGFNYATDMKRQPGSSFKPIAVFAPAVNKDINKWNSNSQLSNKRQSFNGYEPRNYNNRYTETMNMNRAMIDSANIPPVWLLNEIGVSESLEYLKKVGIELTPNDRNLAIALGGLSLGTSPLEMAQAYTPFVNGGVVSETHSITKVENKDEGVVREYQPKQSEALKPEAAWEVHTMLERAVQEGTGKAARISGRHVAGKTGTTQSIAGDSKANKDAWFVGYTPEYVGAVWMGFDPEDKQHLMHQGSSMTAQMFSKVFATALKGVPSSDFVRPEGVVQHKQEEVEPEIQLAADMTLDNNQLKVVLSWIGGAEGSTYDLYRISENGERQLISAGMKETSFVDLLDSPRQYRYQVVPRNAQGEEGTPSKEVPIDSKKLENMINQDPGHNEEGSDQGQNPGGTENGNGEIPPDQGTGETGEHTNNGDGSQPPNQGTGEVPPDIVNPDPSQTNGSSNEIQLPPPPQEEGQNQFPAGSNG, from the coding sequence ATGGCAGCAAAGGCCAAGAAGAAAGTCAGGAAGAAAAAGAACAACTTGCTGATGATTGCCGTATCGTTTGCAATATTCCTTTTCCTTAGTGTGATTGGGGGCTACTTCGCCCTGTTGTATGCGGGAGACCGGATGATTGAGCAAAACGTACAAAAGCTACAGGACTTAAAAGCAGAACCAACTGTCATATACGACAAAAACGGGAAAGAAATGACGAGTCTGATTCGTCAAAAGAACCGTATATACAAACCGATTAATGAAATGCCAAAGACTCTGATCGATGCTTTCCTCGCCGTAGAGGATAAGCGCTTTTATGAGCACAAAGGCGTCGATATGGTTCGGATCGGCGGCGCCATCGTCAATGACATCAAAAAAGGATCGTTAGCTGAAGGGGGAAGTACCATTACCCAACAGCTGGCTAGAAACGTCTTTCTCACCCTAGACCAAACGTTCTGGCGTAAAACAAAAGAAATGAGTATCGCGATTGGCTTGGAGCGCAAGTACTCCAAGGATCAAATTTTAGAGATGTACTTGAACCGCGTTTATTTGGGCGAAGGGGAGTTTGGGGTAGAGGATGCTGCCCAGTATTACTTCGGCAAGTCGGTAAGCGATGATAAGTTTACTGTTGCGGAAGCAGCGATGCTGGCAGCTATTCCAAAAGCACCGACTACTTATTCACCCTTTAACAATCCAGAAAAGGCGAAACTGCGTCGAGACACCGTTATTCGTCTGATGCATGAGCAAGGAATCATTACCGATGAGCAAAAAGAGGCAGCTCAAGCAGAGCCATTGCCGAAAGAACCGCATGAAGTGGCGGGTGGCAGCTTGAAAAAAGGCTATCGCGCGTTTTTTGACAATATGGTAGAAGAATCCGAAGCCACGTTCGGCGTGACAGAAGAAGAATTGTACCGCGGAGGCTGGAACATTTACACGACCTTCGATCCGAAAGTACAGGATGCCATGGTAGAGGAATATGCCAATGCCAAAAACTTCCCGAAAGACGGCGCCAAGCGCGGTGTAGAATCATCGATGATTGTCATCGACGCGAAAACGGGCGGAATTGCCGGGATGGTGGGCGGACGCAACTATGCGCCAAAAGGCTTTAACTATGCGACAGACATGAAGCGTCAGCCGGGTTCCAGCTTTAAGCCGATTGCGGTGTTCGCTCCGGCCGTAAATAAAGATATTAACAAATGGAACTCGAATTCGCAGCTGAGCAACAAAAGGCAGAGCTTCAATGGCTATGAGCCGCGCAACTACAATAACCGTTACACTGAAACGATGAACATGAACCGGGCGATGATCGACTCTGCGAATATCCCGCCAGTATGGTTATTAAATGAAATCGGCGTATCAGAAAGCTTGGAATACCTCAAGAAAGTCGGCATTGAGCTGACTCCAAACGATCGAAACCTAGCAATTGCCCTCGGGGGCTTGAGTTTAGGTACATCCCCGCTGGAAATGGCTCAGGCGTACACGCCTTTTGTCAATGGAGGGGTTGTGTCTGAGACGCACTCGATTACGAAGGTGGAGAACAAGGACGAGGGTGTTGTCCGTGAATACCAGCCAAAACAATCTGAGGCGCTGAAGCCGGAAGCAGCTTGGGAAGTTCATACGATGCTGGAGAGAGCCGTTCAGGAAGGGACAGGGAAGGCAGCGCGTATCTCTGGCCGCCATGTTGCAGGTAAAACCGGTACGACCCAATCGATAGCAGGCGACAGCAAAGCAAACAAGGATGCTTGGTTCGTCGGATATACTCCGGAATATGTCGGTGCCGTTTGGATGGGCTTCGATCCGGAGGACAAACAGCATTTGATGCACCAAGGAAGTAGCATGACGGCGCAAATGTTCTCCAAAGTGTTTGCAACAGCCTTAAAAGGTGTGCCGTCATCGGACTTCGTTCGACCAGAAGGCGTGGTACAACATAAACAAGAGGAAGTTGAACCCGAAATCCAATTGGCTGCAGACATGACATTGGATAATAACCAATTGAAGGTAGTGCTTAGCTGGATTGGCGGAGCTGAAGGTAGTACGTACGATTTGTACCGCATTAGCGAAAACGGCGAAAGACAACTCATCTCTGCGGGTATGAAGGAAACCTCGTTCGTAGATTTGCTGGATAGTCCAAGACAATATCGTTATCAAGTCGTTCCGAGAAATGCACAAGGCGAGGAAGGCACACCTTCAAAAGAAGTCCCAATCGACTCCAAGAAACTGGAGAATATGATTAATCAAGATCCAGGTCATAACGAGGAAGGCAGCGATCAGGGGCAGAATCCGGGGGGGACCGAAAATGGAAATGGTGAAATTCCACCTGACCAAGGTACCGGAGAAACTGGTGAGCATACAAATAATGGAGATGGTAGCCAACCGCCAAATCAGGGAACAGGTGAGGTTCCACCTGACATCGTGAATCCAGACCCTAGTCAGACAAATGGTTCCTCCAATGAAATTCAATTACCGCCACCTCCACAAGAGGAAGGGCAGAACCAGTTCCCAGCTGGATCAAACGGCTAA